A region of the Styela clava chromosome 1, kaStyClav1.hap1.2, whole genome shotgun sequence genome:
GGAAAGGTATAAGAGGCTGCGAATATGTCAAATACAACACAACTAAACTTTTCTGTGTAAATTGAATAACTTCAATAGTTTTCAACTTTCTGAACTGTCTTATATAATCGAAATCCTATTTGCTTGAGTTGCTGAATTCGTTTCTTACAAACAAGATGAAATACTCCTCGATAAAAGCTATTTTCGGATCTTTGATCTCATTTGCAATTGTTGGATGCATCAACGCCAGTTGTACCTACGATATATCAGGAGATACCTGGTGTAGACACACATCAACTACTCCTACAAGTagatttacaaatttttatgaagttgGTGAAGTGTGGAACGATGGACCATGTGTTGAATGTCGATGCCATCCCGTAACTTACAGAGTATGTATTAGTAAATATTGACTAGTATTGGACACAAAGTCCATATGCACTTCctataaattgttttgtttttattatgttgattttgttgtaaaaaaatcTCCTTTCTCAGCAACTACAGgtacaattgctttgaaattttcggaggttaaagattgttgtaaTCATTAGAAGGCTAAAACTTTTAtattctgtgggctctatgggattcctTTTTCAATCTGAAGTTTTAGGTGATAACGTCATCAAATTTAAAAAGTGCGCATTAGGCCGCATTTCAGCGAATTAGGGAGAACTACCGTTAAAGATTTGATACCGATACTACTCCGTCTTGGCTTTCGTGCCCTTATCTTCTGGCATTGTTCTCTTGTTTTCTTGAGAAAATATAACGTTTTTAAAATGTCATTCATTAACTTTGATACAGACTCATTTAAACTGTTCGCTACTCGTGGAAGATGGAAAGACTGGACCGGATGAAGTTGAAACCTACTTTATAAATCTTGGCAACGTCTATCCAACATCATGTCCGTTCGCCTTCACCCAAGTTACTGACTCCAACAAACATCTCGCATCCCAGCTGTTTGTTGTTTATCGATTTGTTGACACTGTTGCCACATCTTGCTGTGACAGGTGGGTAAATCTAACATTTAATGGTAGAGTTACGTGCGCTTTAATTTAATGCAATTAATTCTGATAGACTATGAAACTTATTGTATTAGTGAAGTATGTGTACAgtctaggcttgcacgtaatttacggatttacggaattacggaattatttcgagttacgtaAGCGAAGtaacgaattacgtaaagtcgtaattattggtcgagtactttcgcgattgaaacgagctctcttcagagcagtcaattccgttaattgtaaaaaattaagtttaataagtagaagttagagttccggtattaggagccgtttttctctctcttgttacgcaggtggggaaggcataacgcgttgccatttactaacctatcaTCActttatctagcatggccaaaGTACATATTAAActtagataagggatagaattgtgttgagaccgatggacgccaacacacctggtttcaacttcttcgggtgaaatgactaacgaatgtaagagatcaacttatcaaacatggtctatttgtaaatgccgtgataattaatgtcgcgcttatcaaacaacaatatgacgacggaagagaaattgcgtaataaaccaacgcaacttacTTAGGTAGttttttcggcatcggtaaa
Encoded here:
- the LOC144427186 gene encoding uncharacterized protein LOC144427186, with product MKYSSIKAIFGSLISFAIVGCINASCTYDISGDTWCRHTSTTPTSRFTNFYEVGEVWNDGPCVECRCHPVTYRTHLNCSLLVEDGKTGPDEVETYFINLGNVYPTSCPFAFTQVTDSNKHLASQLFVVYRFVDTVATSCCDRMQLAVLPDDCEAIPDDSDQCIFKFVLKSNNNIECSGNMAMSG